The following proteins are encoded in a genomic region of Streptomyces sp. SLBN-31:
- the cofC gene encoding 2-phospho-L-lactate guanylyltransferase: protein MQWTLVIPLKPLARAKSRLSDTAHAGVRPSLALAFAQDTVAAALACPAVKDVAVVTDDALAGRELASLGARIVTDEPHGGLNAALAHGAAAVRADRPDSALAALNADLPALRPLELCRVLDAAAEFPRAFLADAAAIGTTLLAASPGRELRPAFGPDSRARHRASGAAELALTEVDSVRQDVDTGDDLRAALALGVGRRTAAVAAQVLIPGQ, encoded by the coding sequence GTGCAGTGGACGTTGGTCATACCCCTGAAACCCTTGGCGCGGGCCAAGAGCAGGCTCTCGGACACCGCTCATGCCGGAGTCCGCCCGAGTCTCGCCCTGGCGTTCGCGCAGGACACCGTGGCAGCCGCGCTGGCCTGCCCGGCGGTGAAGGATGTGGCGGTCGTCACGGACGACGCCCTGGCGGGCCGCGAGCTGGCCTCGCTCGGCGCCCGCATCGTCACCGACGAGCCGCACGGCGGCCTCAACGCGGCCCTGGCGCACGGCGCGGCCGCCGTCCGCGCCGACCGCCCCGACAGCGCCTTGGCCGCCCTGAACGCCGATCTGCCGGCGCTGCGTCCGCTGGAATTGTGCCGGGTCCTGGACGCGGCCGCGGAATTCCCCCGCGCTTTCCTGGCCGATGCGGCCGCAATCGGCACCACCTTGCTGGCCGCGTCACCGGGCCGGGAATTGCGCCCCGCTTTCGGTCCGGATTCCCGGGCCCGGCACCGCGCGTCCGGCGCCGCGGAACTGGCGCTCACAGAGGTGGATTCCGTACGCCAGGACGTGGACACCGGCGACGACCTGCGCGCGGCGCTGGCGCTCGGGGTGGGCCGCCGGACGGCCGCGGTGGCCGCGCAGGTGCTGATCCCCGGGCAGTAG
- a CDS encoding 1-acyl-sn-glycerol-3-phosphate acyltransferase gives MPRRRIGFWYRFAAVICKPPLVALIKRDWRGMEHIPAEGGFITAVNHNSHADPFAYAHYQYNTGRVPRFLAKSGLFKKGFVGAAMRGTGQIPVYRESTDALSAFRAAVDAVERGECVVFYPEGTITRDPNGWPMTAKTGAARVALQTKCPVIPVAQWGANELLPPYSKKAYVLPRKTHHVLAGPPVDLSRFYDKEMTAEVLREATEVIMAAITRQLEEIRGEKAPETPYDPRRERIEQRRRTQAQTQTKAEQEEGQGT, from the coding sequence GTGCCCCGCCGCAGAATCGGCTTCTGGTACCGCTTCGCCGCGGTGATCTGCAAACCGCCGCTGGTGGCTCTGATCAAGCGGGACTGGCGCGGAATGGAGCACATTCCGGCCGAGGGCGGATTCATCACCGCGGTGAACCACAATTCCCACGCGGATCCCTTCGCGTACGCGCACTATCAGTACAACACCGGACGGGTTCCGCGATTCCTCGCGAAGAGCGGCCTTTTCAAGAAGGGATTCGTCGGAGCCGCGATGCGCGGCACCGGACAGATCCCCGTCTACCGCGAGTCCACGGACGCGCTCAGCGCGTTCCGCGCCGCCGTCGACGCCGTGGAGCGCGGTGAGTGCGTCGTGTTCTACCCCGAGGGAACGATCACCCGGGACCCGAACGGCTGGCCCATGACGGCCAAGACGGGCGCCGCCCGGGTCGCCCTGCAGACCAAGTGCCCGGTCATCCCCGTCGCCCAGTGGGGAGCCAACGAACTGCTGCCGCCGTACAGCAAGAAGGCTTACGTCCTGCCGCGCAAGACCCACCATGTGCTCGCGGGCCCGCCCGTGGACCTCTCGCGCTTCTACGACAAGGAGATGACCGCGGAGGTCCTCAGGGAGGCCACCGAGGTCATCATGGCCGCCATCACCCGCCAGCTGGAGGAGATCCGCGGCGAGAAGGCGCCCGAGACCCCCTACGACCCGCGCCGCGAGCGGATCGAGCAGCGGCGCAGGACGCAGGCGCAGACGCAGACCAAGGCAGAGCAGGAAGAGGGGCAGGGCACGTGA
- a CDS encoding HU family DNA-binding protein: MNKAQLVEAIADKLGGRQQAAEAVDAVLDAIVRATVAGDRVSVTGFGSFEKVDRPARYARNPQTGERVRVKKTSVPRFRAGQGFKDLVSGSKKLPRGGEVAVKKAPKGSLSGGATATVKKAAAKKTTGAAKKTTAKKTTAKKTTAAAAKKTTAKKATAKKTTGAAKTTAAKKTTAKKAAAKNAPAKKATAKKAPAKKSTARTTTAKKATARKR, translated from the coding sequence GTGAACAAGGCGCAGCTCGTAGAAGCGATTGCCGACAAGCTGGGCGGCCGCCAGCAGGCCGCCGAGGCTGTCGACGCGGTCCTGGACGCCATCGTCCGCGCGACCGTCGCCGGAGACCGGGTCTCGGTCACCGGCTTCGGTTCGTTCGAGAAGGTCGACCGTCCGGCCCGCTACGCCCGCAACCCGCAGACGGGCGAGCGGGTTCGGGTCAAGAAGACCTCCGTTCCGCGCTTCCGCGCGGGCCAGGGCTTCAAGGACCTGGTCAGCGGCTCGAAGAAGCTCCCGCGCGGCGGCGAGGTCGCCGTCAAGAAGGCCCCCAAGGGCAGCCTGAGCGGCGGCGCGACCGCGACCGTGAAGAAGGCCGCGGCGAAGAAGACCACGGGCGCCGCGAAGAAGACCACCGCGAAGAAGACGACGGCCAAGAAGACCACGGCCGCCGCCGCGAAGAAGACCACCGCCAAGAAGGCGACGGCGAAGAAGACCACGGGCGCCGCCAAGACCACCGCGGCGAAGAAGACCACCGCCAAGAAGGCCGCGGCCAAGAACGCCCCGGCGAAGAAGGCGACGGCCAAGAAGGCCCCCGCCAAGAAGTCGACGGCTCGCACCACCACCGCCAAGAAGGCCACGGCCCGCAAGAGGTAA
- a CDS encoding NAD(P)H-dependent glycerol-3-phosphate dehydrogenase, producing MSKPVKAAVFSAGSWGTAFGIVLADAGCEVTLWARRPEVAEAINSRRTNPDYFPGVELPENVRATTDPAEAAAGADFTVLSVPSQTLRANLAEWVPLLAPDTVLVSLMKGVELGSTMRMSEVIEDVAKVGADRIAVVTGPNLAREIAARMPAAAVVACTDETVARRLQAVCHTPYFRPYTNTDVVGCELGGAVKNVIGLAVGIADGMGLGDNAKGSLITRGLAETTRLGVALGADPLTFAGLAGLGDLVATCSSPLSRNHTFGTNLGKGMTLQETIAVTKQTAEGVKSCESVLGLARRHGVDMPITETVVAIVHEGKPPVVAVKELMSRSAKPERR from the coding sequence GTGAGCAAGCCCGTCAAGGCGGCCGTCTTCAGCGCCGGTTCGTGGGGCACCGCGTTCGGGATCGTGCTGGCCGACGCGGGGTGCGAGGTCACCCTGTGGGCCCGGCGTCCGGAGGTGGCCGAGGCCATCAACTCCCGCCGTACGAACCCCGACTACTTCCCCGGCGTGGAGCTTCCGGAGAACGTGCGGGCCACCACCGACCCCGCCGAGGCCGCCGCGGGCGCCGACTTCACGGTCCTGTCCGTGCCCTCCCAGACCCTGCGCGCCAACCTCGCCGAGTGGGTGCCGCTGCTCGCGCCCGACACGGTCCTGGTGTCGCTGATGAAGGGCGTCGAACTCGGCTCCACCATGCGGATGAGCGAGGTCATCGAGGACGTCGCCAAGGTCGGCGCCGACCGTATCGCCGTCGTCACCGGGCCCAACCTGGCGCGGGAGATCGCCGCCCGGATGCCGGCCGCCGCCGTGGTCGCCTGCACCGACGAAACGGTCGCCCGGCGACTGCAGGCCGTCTGCCACACCCCGTACTTCCGGCCGTACACCAACACCGACGTCGTGGGCTGCGAACTCGGCGGCGCCGTGAAGAACGTCATCGGTCTCGCCGTCGGCATCGCCGACGGCATGGGCCTCGGTGACAACGCCAAGGGCTCGCTCATCACGCGCGGGCTCGCGGAGACCACGCGGCTCGGTGTCGCGCTGGGCGCCGACCCGCTGACGTTCGCCGGACTCGCGGGCCTCGGCGACCTGGTCGCGACCTGCTCCTCGCCGCTGTCGCGCAACCACACCTTCGGCACCAACCTCGGCAAGGGCATGACCCTGCAGGAGACCATCGCGGTCACCAAGCAGACCGCCGAGGGCGTCAAGTCGTGCGAGTCCGTGCTGGGTCTGGCCCGCCGGCACGGCGTCGACATGCCGATCACCGAGACGGTCGTCGCCATCGTGCACGAGGGCAAGCCGCCGGTCGTCGCCGTCAAGGAGCTGATGTCGCGCAGCGCGAAGCCCGAACGACGCTGA